In the Cytophagia bacterium CHB2 genome, CGTCTCATCGGGCGGACCATAAAGAATATAAACGCGGCCGCGATCAGTTTTCCAGCCTTCTTGCGCGCCGTTGCCAAACCGGGCATTGGCTTCTTGCCAACGGCGAAAATATTCCTCTTGAAACTCGTTTTCATCGGTGCCGGTGGTGGAGTCTTTTTTCTGCCAAAATGCCGCCAAGAAGGCGTGAATCTCCTCATCAGATTTGAGCTGTTTCAGTGCCTTGATTTCAGCGGCGGTCGCGATATACTGAATCTCATCAAGTGATTGCTGTCGGAGAGTTTTGCGTTTTGGGAGGGCCGGCGTTTTCACGTAGTTTTTATAAAACCAAATTCCGCCAGCGATGGCCGTGCCGCCGACGCCAATCAGATAAACCCAGGATGGTGTCTCGGGGCCGCGATCTTGCGGTTGAACCGAGCCCGGGAAAAGCAAACCGCTGCTTAATAGTAGAATCAGGAAAAATTTCATATGAAACCCCGCGATGGATAGTGATTGCCGTAGCAACTATACATTCGCAGGAGGTGCTTTGCATAAAGGCCCTTGCCAGTTTTGGCGCGGATTGACTAAATTGAGGCAGGCACCGTTAAAGATGACCCGCAAAAAAGTGGGAATTTCTCAGGTTTTTTGGCTAAATTAGTTCCCCGTGAACGTTGCCCATAGGCCCGCAAAACACACGAACGGGCGCGACCGTGTTTAACAATTCTCGTATGTTTCGCGGGCTTTAGAGTAATCCGGCGAAGTGGAATAAGTTATGAGGAATTTTTACGGGCGGGTAAGCGACAGCAGCCACGTCGCGATAATTTACCAATCAATTACATCGCCCGGGATATCGCGTTGCACCGGCGCGTCGACGTTGAAGATCATGAGATTCTGCGGCGCGGTCAAACGCACGGCCTTTACATGCTTGATGCGGCTGAGCGGCACAACTTCGTCGCCGAATCCGTTCGTGCGTGTTTGGCTTGCCCAATAAACGATATTCTTCTCGTGCTGTTCATCTTCATAGTATCCGAGAAATACCACGGAATGCCCGAGGCCTTTTTGCCAGGAAATGTTCATGAAATCGCCGGGGCGTGCCTGGCGCGGCTTGATTTCAATTCCCATGTTGGCATACTGCACCAGCGCATAATGGCTGCCGAAGCCGTCGTCGTTCCATTTTCCCCAAAACTTGATGCCATCTTCGCGGCGGCCGCCGTCCGGCTCCTGCATGCGCAACGATTCCATGCGTTCCGGCGAAACTTCGATTTTTTGTTCTTTAAAAATGAGATTCAATTGCTCGATGAAGGCTGCATAGGTTGCGCCGCTGCAATAACTCGTCGTGCGGGGCGGCGCCAGCAGCGCATGATCGAATAATTTTACCGCATATCCCACCGGCGATTCCGTCGGTATAGCCTTGATGCCGGTGAAATAGCCGCCGCCGTCCAGCGCCGTTGCTTGCACGTGATCAATGCCTTGCAATACAAAATAATTATAACCCGTCACGTATTTGCCGAAAATTTCAGCGTGGCGGGTGTGATGCGTGCCGCCGGCGAGATCCTCCTTTTTGAGCACGAACCATTCGCCGTTATCGGTCGTGGGTTGCAGGATGGCAGAGTCGCTTTGCGCATACATCAAGGCGAGCGGCGAAAAAATCAGAAGTGCCAGCAATGACGCCGACCGATAAAAGCCGCGTGAATAAAAACTGGAGAGTGTCATGGTTCGCTTCCGAATTTGATAAAGAGAGGATTTCTGGCTTGCGCTCAAAGGCGGCTTGGGCTATATTGCAACGCTTGAATATAAGCACCTTTGTATGAGAATGCCATTTCTTTTTCGGGAGAGAAGATGCCTGAACTGCCCGACCTGGTTTATCTTGAAAAACATCTAAAGCCCTTGTTGCGCGGCCAGCAAATCGCCGGCATCGAGGTGCATGAGCCGATTGTTTTGCGCATGCTGCTGCCGGGTGATTTTGCGCAGGCCTTAACCGGCGCGACGTTCGTTGACGTACGCCGCCACGGGCCGTTTTTGGTTTTCAACTTGTCCGATCAAAGAGATTTAGTGATTCATCCCATGCTTGCCGGGCGTTTGCAATGGGCGGCAGAAACGAGCACGGCCAGCGCCAGTTGTGCATTGACGTTGCATTGTACGCCGAGCCGGCAGAACTTGCGCTATCTCGACGACAAAAAAATGGGCAAGATTTATTTGACCGCTGCCGGCGACTATGATAAAATTCCCCGCTTCAATCAACAAGGCCCGGATATCTTTTCCGCTGAATTCACCCTCGACTATTTTCAACAACAGATCAAACGCAACCGCAAGCAAGTGCGGGTTTTTCTCATGGATCAAAGTATTATCAGTTGTATCGGTAATGCCTATGCCGATGAGATTTTATTCGATGCCGGCATTCACCCCAAAACGTTTTGCTACCAACTCGATGAAGCCGAAAATGAGCGGCTCTATCGCGCTGTTCGAGATGTTATGCAGTGGGGCATCGAGGAAGTTGAAAAGGCGCAGCAGCCGCTGGAAGTAAAAGTACGCGAGCATGTGCTGGTGCGCAACCGCAAAGATCAAGCCTGCCCCACATGCGGCGCGAAAATCCGGCGCGCCGGTGTGTTGGGTTATGATGCATTCTTTTGTCCCGTCTGCCAGCCGCTTAAACGCGGGCAATTTCTCGATTGGCGTGAATTAAAAAATAAATAAAGGCTGCGCATGCATACGCGACGCAACAAAGCCTTGCTTTCAACTGGAGAAATCCTATATTCAAAACTCGCTTGATAACTGCCGCCCGCACGCTTTTGCTGTTCAAGAGTTGAAGCTAGTACACTGTTGCCATGATTTCGTAGTCCTGACCCCTTGTGAGGCATTGTTCCAACCCGCGAATTTATTGGCTGCAACAGCACCCCACAAGGGCGTGGGACTATAAAAATTAAGGTAACAGTGGTACTAGAGATGAGATCGTTTGCAGCGCCCGGGCGGTAATTTTGATCATTTGCTTGATTGAATCATTTCATATTGTGCAAGGAGCAGGTATGGCAGTTGAACGTCACAGAGCTGTCACTCTAGGGGGCAAGCCGCTGACTTTGGTCGGCCGGGAAATCAACGTTGGAGACAAAGCACCCGCCTTCACGGTGATGGGCAATGATTGGAAGAACGTTCGCTTTGAAAACTTCGGCGGCAAACCCACAGTGATTTTATCGATCTTGTCGGTCAACACCGGTATTTGTGATGCCGAGATCAAGCGCTTCAATGAAGAAGCAGGTAAACTCGGAGAGCAGGCGCAATTTTTCACCCTCAGCGCGGATTTGCCCTGCTCACAAAGCATTTGGTGCGGCGCGGCCGGCATAAAAAATGTAAAAACCTATGCGGATCATCTCGATACCAATTTTGGCCTGGCCTATGGTACTCTGGTAAAAGAAATTCGCGTGTTGTCGCGCGCCATTTTCGTCATCGACAAAAATGGTATCGTGCAATATGTCGAATATGTGCCTGAGATCGGCCAACATCCGGATTATGACAAGGCCCTGGCCGCGATCAAAAAATTGGTTTGATGTTTACCACCTCCGGCGCCGGGTTTGTGCTTGCGAGCATGAATCCGGCGTTCGTTTTTTTGATGAGATAAGATTCTCCCTCCGTTGCGAGAATGCCGCAAGCATGCCATCATCAAAAAACCGTCACGGCATTTAAATGAACACGCTTCCTTCACCGTTTGAAAATTTACAACTGCCGGGCTTGCGCGGCGCCGTGGTTTTAATCACCGGCGCGACGCGCGGCAGCGGGCGCATTGCCGCCGCCTTGTTTGCGCAATGCGGCGCGGCTGTTGCCGTCAATGGGCGTTCCGCCGCAGATACGCAACAAGTTGCTGATGAGCTGGCGGCGCGTTATCCCATCAAAACCCTGGCGGTACCGGCAGATGTTACCGATGCTCTTGCAGTTGAGCAGATGTTTGCGCAACTCAGCGAATGGAGTGAGGGACGCCTGGATGTCATGATCTGTAACGCCGGTTATCCGTTGGTGGATGAGATGTGGCGCACCCCGCTGCACGAGATGAGCACCGAGGCCGTCAGGCAGTGGTTTCAGCGCGTGCGCGCCGTGGATTTGGATGGCGCGCGCTATTGCAGCCGTCTTGCGCTCAAATTGATGCGGCCGCAGCGTCGCGGCGCTTTGATTTTTGTCAGTTCGACGCCGGCCTTGTCGGGTTATCGCGGCACACCGTACACCGAGGCTAAAGCAGCATTGTTGGGATTGATGCGCGATCTTGCACTGGAATACGGCCCGGATGGCATTCGCGCCAATGCCATTGCACCGGGCAACATTGCGAGCGGTTGGTATGAAGATTTAAGCGTGGAAGATCGCGCCGCGTTGGCGCTGGAAGCGCCGCTGGGACGATGGGGCAAACCGGAAGAAGTCGCAGGCGCAATGCTTTTTCTCGCCTCCGATTTGGCGGGCTTCATTACCGGACAAACATTGGTCATCGATGGCGGGAAAGTGATGCGATGAACACAACAGGATCAGACAAAAAAGACATGAGCCGCAGTACGTTTCGGAAATTCCCGATGAATCCTGCTCGCGCAAGTTTGTAGCAGATTTTTATCCTGCGCTGTTCGCCGCCAACCTTCAATAGTTGGGGCCGAATTGAATCGGCACTTCCACCGTTGCGGTGACCGGCTCGCCGTTTTGACGTCCCGGATTCCATGAAGCCCGCGCCACGGCCAGCATGGCCTCGGCATCCATCGTCGCAGACCCCGAGCTTTGCACGATGTGCGTCTCCACCACCCGGCCGTTGCTGCTGATCGTCGCCGCAACCACTGCCGTGCCGAAGCGGTTCTCTTTCCAAACCTCATCCGGTTGATGCACTTTTGCCTGCAACGCAGCAAGGCCGCCGACCGGCTCGGGCTTGAGGTCAGCCGCAAAAGCCGCGTCTTGCGTTTGCGCCGTTGGCACATTGGTATCGGAAGCGGTCGTCGTCGGTCTCTGGTAGGGTTTTAGGCAGGCATACGGCGTCAAAACAGCAACAGCGAGCAGCAAATACTTCCGTGTTCTCACGTGTTCGCTCCCTGAAAATAAAAAGCCAAAGTTGTTTTCTCAAATATTCAAAGGGCGATGAACATGATAACAAAACTTAACATTGAATTGCAAACGAAATTTCAGAGCCGAAAATAGGCTTGACTTTATTCCTGTGCTGCAACATATTCCTGACAACAAAAATGGGAAGGCCTCATGAACAAACAACTTCGCAGCCTGCAACACGGTGCCGCGTTTTTCGAGAACCTCGTGCCTGCTCAGCGCAAGATCGGTTTGATGGTTATCAGTTTTCTTCTCAATCTATCCCCGGCCTTTTCCCAAACGCTTGATAAAACCATTACAAAAATTCCGGAGGAGATTTATCGTCTCGCCCGCCCGGCGGTTGTCAAAGTCATTGCCGATAACGGTCAGCGCTCCGGCGCAGGCCTGGTGGTGGGTAAAACGCAAAAAGGCCTGGCCATTATTTTAACGGCAAACGAGGTGATTGCCGGTTTCGAGAACAAACTCACCATTCAGCTCGACAACCGCGCGGAGCCGGTGAAGGCGCAGGTGATTTTGGAAAAATGGCGCACACCCAACATCGTGTTGTTGGCTGTGCGCGCCAAAACCTTGCCTTTGTCGCCAACCTTGCCATACAATCCCTCCGCGGCTCTGGCTGCCGGTGATGAGGTCGCCGCATTAGGATTTCCCAACACGCCGTTTATCTCGCAAAATCGCGGTCAGATTTTGCGGCGAGATGCCGATTGGCTCACCCTCAGCTTTGCCGTGCCCGAAGGCCAGTCCGGCGGCCCGCTGCTGGATGCCTCAGGCCGTGTGGTTGGTCTTGCGCTCAGTCGCGGCTCAGGCCGCGGGGAAGGTATTCCCATCGATGCCTTGCAGGCGCAACTCGAGCGCTGGCTCGGCAACGTTCCCCTGGCGGAACGATGGCTGCCGCACGCGCAAAACAAGCGTTGGTACGGCTGGCTGCTCGGTACGGCACTCATCATCGCGACGGGCACAGCCGTGGCGCTGTCCGGGGTGTTTTGAAATCTGAATTCACGCCGGTGAAATTTGCGTCGGGCAATTGTCACGTTAGCTGTTTATGAGAATATCGCAACGGAAGATTCAAATCTTGTGTTTCACAATTGAAATACAGCGTTTTTCAAATGCGTGAGCAGGAATCGTAGTCTTGCCCGCTCATATGGGGCGCTGTTGCAACCGTGATTTTATTGGCTTCGATAGCCGCCCACGAGGGGCGGGGACTACGAACCTGTTCATCCGATTGAAATCCGCTGTATACAACAATTCAAGAACGAACCATGAACGTTACAACGAAAACTTTCCAAAAAGAAGTTGTTGAAGCCAGCCGCACGATTCCGGTTTTGGTGGATTTCTGGGCGGAATGGTGCGGCCCATGCCGCATGATTGGTCCGGTGCTGGAAAAACTGGCTTCCGAAGCCGCGGGAAGATGGCGCCTTGTAAAAATCAACACGGACGCGGAGCCGCAACTGGCGCAGTATTTTAATATCCAGAGTATCCCCGCGGTCAAATTATTTTCACAGGGCAAGGTCGTTGCAGAATTCCTCGGAGCATTGCCTGAGCGTGAAGTCCGGCGCTGGCTCGAGGAGCATTTGCCGAGCGCGGCAAAACGCGAGCTGGAGGAGGCAAAAGCAGCTTTGCAGGCCGGCGATCGCAACACCGCGCGCAAAAAATTGGAACATCTCTTGAAGGCAGAACCCCAAAACCTTGAAGGCCGGGTATTGCTTGCCGAGTTGTTGTTGCCAACAGAGATTGACAAAGCCTTTGCGTTGATTAATGAAAGCGAGGAGGGGACGCCCTTTGCCAGCAGAATTGATGCGATTCGAACATTGCATCGCCTGCTCCATCTGCCGGAAGCATCGCAAGAGCCGGAAGCGGATTGGAAAATTTATCGCGGCGGCATCAGCGCGTTCAAATCTGGAGATTATGCCCGCGCGCTGGAAGCGTGGATCGAGTTGGTGGGATACAATCGCAAGCTTGACGAGGACGGCGCGCGCAAGGCCTGCGTTGCCTTGTTCGCGCTGCTCGGCAGCGAACACGAATTAACGCAGAAGTATCACCGCAGATTTACCTCCGCGCTTTATTGATAAAACAGTTTTAGATTTTTGCCTTGGGGGGATCGAGTTTGTAAGCGACAACGTCCGACTGAAATCCGCAGGCGCGATGCGAGCCATCGCAAAACGGCTTCTTGTTGCTCTGGCCGCAGCGGCACAATGAAATCACGGTGCGACCGGCCAGATCGAATTTGTTACCCGCAGCATCAAAGATTTCAAAATCGCCTTCAATGCGCAAATTGCCGTTGTTATTGACAGTGATTTTGGTGGGCATGAATTTTTTCCTCAGTGAGTATTCTTGCGTTTCTCTTTTGCCATCGCTTTTTGAATCTTCCATGTTTCTTCTAGAACTAGTAGTGCAGCTTTATCCTTCGGCCGATCAGCGGCTCTCTTTGCAGCAATAATATCTTCCAAAGAAGCCACCCAAACCATTTTCCGACCCAAGCGAATTCTATGCGCACGTGAACGAACGGATTCAAAGCTCTTACCGCTGGACAACGAGAAAACAAAGTCTATGGGAACTGAACGCCCAATCGCCCGAATAACTTTTGCCAGCGGCGCATAGGGGCGTGTGAGTTTGACGCCGTAGA is a window encoding:
- a CDS encoding GWxTD domain-containing protein, whose protein sequence is MKFFLILLLSSGLLFPGSVQPQDRGPETPSWVYLIGVGGTAIAGGIWFYKNYVKTPALPKRKTLRQQSLDEIQYIATAAEIKALKQLKSDEEIHAFLAAFWQKKDSTTGTDENEFQEEYFRRWQEANARFGNGAQEGWKTDRGRVYILYGPPDETERLPWTYVTLAKNGLASIKAVETWLYLRPASGFDGDNIFRNYHAGMAKFIFADFQGTGRYKQIYSSEWGESSDPRVFIIPQTSRTNSNVDE
- a CDS encoding DNA-formamidopyrimidine glycosylase encodes the protein MPELPDLVYLEKHLKPLLRGQQIAGIEVHEPIVLRMLLPGDFAQALTGATFVDVRRHGPFLVFNLSDQRDLVIHPMLAGRLQWAAETSTASASCALTLHCTPSRQNLRYLDDKKMGKIYLTAAGDYDKIPRFNQQGPDIFSAEFTLDYFQQQIKRNRKQVRVFLMDQSIISCIGNAYADEILFDAGIHPKTFCYQLDEAENERLYRAVRDVMQWGIEEVEKAQQPLEVKVREHVLVRNRKDQACPTCGAKIRRAGVLGYDAFFCPVCQPLKRGQFLDWRELKNK
- a CDS encoding thiol peroxidase, which encodes MAVERHRAVTLGGKPLTLVGREINVGDKAPAFTVMGNDWKNVRFENFGGKPTVILSILSVNTGICDAEIKRFNEEAGKLGEQAQFFTLSADLPCSQSIWCGAAGIKNVKTYADHLDTNFGLAYGTLVKEIRVLSRAIFVIDKNGIVQYVEYVPEIGQHPDYDKALAAIKKLV
- a CDS encoding SDR family oxidoreductase, with product MNTLPSPFENLQLPGLRGAVVLITGATRGSGRIAAALFAQCGAAVAVNGRSAADTQQVADELAARYPIKTLAVPADVTDALAVEQMFAQLSEWSEGRLDVMICNAGYPLVDEMWRTPLHEMSTEAVRQWFQRVRAVDLDGARYCSRLALKLMRPQRRGALIFVSSTPALSGYRGTPYTEAKAALLGLMRDLALEYGPDGIRANAIAPGNIASGWYEDLSVEDRAALALEAPLGRWGKPEEVAGAMLFLASDLAGFITGQTLVIDGGKVMR
- a CDS encoding energy transducer TonB; this translates as MRTRKYLLLAVAVLTPYACLKPYQRPTTTASDTNVPTAQTQDAAFAADLKPEPVGGLAALQAKVHQPDEVWKENRFGTAVVAATISSNGRVVETHIVQSSGSATMDAEAMLAVARASWNPGRQNGEPVTATVEVPIQFGPNY
- a CDS encoding trypsin-like peptidase domain-containing protein yields the protein MNKQLRSLQHGAAFFENLVPAQRKIGLMVISFLLNLSPAFSQTLDKTITKIPEEIYRLARPAVVKVIADNGQRSGAGLVVGKTQKGLAIILTANEVIAGFENKLTIQLDNRAEPVKAQVILEKWRTPNIVLLAVRAKTLPLSPTLPYNPSAALAAGDEVAALGFPNTPFISQNRGQILRRDADWLTLSFAVPEGQSGGPLLDASGRVVGLALSRGSGRGEGIPIDALQAQLERWLGNVPLAERWLPHAQNKRWYGWLLGTALIIATGTAVALSGVF
- the trxA gene encoding thioredoxin — protein: MNVTTKTFQKEVVEASRTIPVLVDFWAEWCGPCRMIGPVLEKLASEAAGRWRLVKINTDAEPQLAQYFNIQSIPAVKLFSQGKVVAEFLGALPEREVRRWLEEHLPSAAKRELEEAKAALQAGDRNTARKKLEHLLKAEPQNLEGRVLLAELLLPTEIDKAFALINESEEGTPFASRIDAIRTLHRLLHLPEASQEPEADWKIYRGGISAFKSGDYARALEAWIELVGYNRKLDEDGARKACVALFALLGSEHELTQKYHRRFTSALY
- a CDS encoding CDGSH iron-sulfur domain-containing protein, which produces MPTKITVNNNGNLRIEGDFEIFDAAGNKFDLAGRTVISLCRCGQSNKKPFCDGSHRACGFQSDVVAYKLDPPKAKI